Proteins found in one Streptococcus iniae genomic segment:
- the atpA gene encoding F0F1 ATP synthase subunit alpha — protein sequence MAINAQEISALIKKQIENFQPNFDVTETGVVTYIGDGIARARGLDTVMSGELLEFSNGAYGMAQNLESTDVGIIILGDFSTIREGDVVKRTGKIMEVPVGEALIGRVVNPLGQPVDGLGDIKTSGFRPVEAPAPGVMQRKSVFEPLQTGLKAIDALVPIGRGQRELIIGDRQTGKTSVAIDAILNQKGQDMICIYVAIGQKESTVRTQVETLRKYGALDYTIVVTASASQPSPLLFIAPYAGVAMAEEFMYNGKHVLIVYDDLSKQAVAYRELSLLLRRPPGREAYPGDVFYLHSRLLERSAKVSDELGGGSITALPFIETQAGDISAYIATNVISITDGQIFLQENLFNAGIKPAIDAGSSVSRVGGSAQIKAMKKVAGTLRLDLASYRELEAFTQFGSDLDAATQAKLNRGRRTVEILKQPLHKPLAVEKQVLILYALTRGFLDDVPVNSLLQFEESLYDYFDMHYAHLFETIRTTKDLPDESELNAAISAFKNQISFE from the coding sequence TTGGCAATTAATGCACAAGAAATTAGCGCTTTAATTAAAAAGCAAATTGAGAACTTCCAGCCAAATTTCGATGTCACAGAAACTGGTGTCGTTACCTATATTGGTGACGGTATTGCTCGCGCTCGTGGCTTAGATACTGTCATGAGTGGAGAACTTCTTGAATTTTCAAATGGTGCTTATGGGATGGCTCAAAACTTGGAGTCTACAGACGTAGGTATCATTATCTTAGGTGATTTTTCAACAATCCGTGAAGGAGATGTTGTTAAACGTACTGGTAAAATCATGGAAGTACCAGTTGGTGAAGCTCTTATTGGTCGAGTGGTTAATCCTCTTGGACAACCTGTTGATGGTTTGGGCGACATTAAAACAAGTGGATTTAGACCTGTTGAAGCACCTGCTCCAGGTGTTATGCAACGTAAATCAGTTTTTGAGCCACTTCAAACAGGCTTGAAGGCAATTGATGCACTTGTACCAATTGGACGTGGGCAACGTGAATTAATCATCGGAGACCGACAAACAGGTAAAACATCTGTAGCAATTGATGCAATTTTGAACCAAAAAGGGCAAGATATGATTTGTATCTATGTTGCTATTGGACAAAAAGAATCAACAGTACGTACACAAGTTGAAACATTGCGAAAATATGGTGCTCTTGATTACACAATTGTTGTAACTGCCTCTGCATCACAACCATCACCATTACTCTTTATTGCACCTTATGCTGGTGTGGCTATGGCTGAAGAGTTTATGTACAATGGTAAGCATGTTTTGATTGTTTATGATGATTTATCAAAACAAGCAGTAGCATATCGTGAATTATCACTTTTACTTCGTCGTCCTCCAGGGCGTGAAGCTTATCCAGGGGATGTTTTCTACTTACATAGCCGTTTGTTAGAACGTTCTGCAAAAGTTTCTGATGAACTAGGTGGTGGTTCTATTACAGCCTTACCATTTATTGAAACGCAAGCAGGTGATATTTCTGCCTATATTGCAACAAATGTTATTTCAATTACGGATGGGCAAATTTTCTTACAAGAAAATCTTTTCAATGCAGGTATTAAACCAGCTATTGACGCAGGATCATCGGTATCACGTGTTGGTGGTTCAGCACAAATTAAAGCAATGAAAAAAGTTGCTGGTACCTTGCGTCTTGACTTAGCTTCATATCGTGAGCTTGAAGCCTTTACGCAATTTGGTTCTGATTTAGATGCTGCAACTCAAGCCAAATTAAACCGTGGCCGTCGTACAGTTGAAATCTTGAAGCAACCATTGCATAAGCCATTAGCTGTTGAAAAACAAGTGCTTATTCTTTATGCATTAACACGTGGCTTCTTAGATGATGTGCCAGTAAACAGTTTATTACAATTTGAAGAATCCTTGTATGATTATTTTGACATGCACTATGCTCATTTATTTGAGACAATTCGCACGACAAAAGATCTTCCAGATGAATCAGAATTGAACGCTGCTATTTCAGCCTTTAAAAATCAAATCAGTTTTGAATAG
- a CDS encoding F0F1 ATP synthase subunit delta, whose product MTKKEQALVEQYAKSLVEVANEHGQINQLKSDILALLETFEATNLDYILSSYALQQKDKANLVRLLKDTNSVYMNNFLELIIYNERENYLKAILTLVLDDITQVTNEYDVYVTSAVPLTEEQKSRVQSVVAKKIGCKTDRLIEEIDPSILGGFIIKVNNKVLDTSIKGQLHELKSKLI is encoded by the coding sequence ATGACAAAAAAAGAGCAGGCTCTTGTTGAGCAATATGCAAAAAGCCTTGTTGAGGTTGCAAATGAACATGGTCAAATTAATCAGTTAAAGTCAGATATTTTGGCCTTGTTAGAAACATTTGAAGCAACAAATCTTGATTACATCTTGTCAAGTTATGCTCTACAACAAAAAGATAAGGCTAATCTTGTAAGGTTACTTAAGGATACTAATTCAGTATATATGAACAATTTTCTTGAGCTTATTATCTATAATGAACGTGAGAATTACTTAAAAGCAATTCTGACACTGGTTTTAGATGACATAACTCAAGTTACTAATGAATATGATGTTTATGTAACATCCGCAGTTCCTTTAACAGAGGAGCAAAAAAGTCGTGTGCAATCTGTCGTTGCTAAAAAAATTGGTTGTAAAACAGATCGTCTTATTGAAGAGATTGATCCCTCAATACTTGGTGGTTTTATTATTAAGGTTAATAATAAAGTCCTAGACACAAGTATAAAAGGGCAATTACACGAATTAAAATCTAAATTAATATAG
- the atpF gene encoding F0F1 ATP synthase subunit B, which yields MELTMGELIGNFILVTGSILVLYLLLRKFAWGSITAILEERSTKIANDIDSAETAKITAEKLAEQRETELAGAKQEASQIITAAKDLGQTKGDQLIAEANSEAKRLKEKAHADIEQSKSEAFENVKAEMSQLSIQLAEKIMGANLDKDAQSKLIDAYLDDLGEA from the coding sequence ATGGAATTAACAATGGGTGAACTTATTGGGAATTTTATATTAGTAACAGGTTCAATTCTTGTTTTGTATCTTTTACTGAGAAAATTTGCATGGGGTTCCATTACAGCAATTTTAGAAGAACGTTCAACTAAAATAGCAAATGATATTGATAGTGCTGAAACAGCTAAAATTACTGCTGAGAAGCTTGCAGAACAACGCGAGACAGAGTTGGCAGGAGCAAAGCAAGAAGCAAGTCAAATTATCACAGCCGCTAAGGATCTTGGTCAAACAAAAGGTGATCAATTAATCGCAGAAGCTAATAGTGAAGCAAAACGCTTGAAAGAAAAAGCGCATGCTGATATTGAACAAAGTAAATCTGAAGCTTTTGAAAATGTGAAGGCAGAAATGTCTCAACTAAGCATTCAATTAGCTGAGAAAATTATGGGAGCAAATCTTGATAAAGATGCTCAAAGTAAACTGATTGATGCTTACCTTGATGATTTAGGAGAAGCCTAA
- the atpB gene encoding F0F1 ATP synthase subunit A: protein MEEITPTLTLGPVTFNLTLLAMCVIVIVLVFAFVYSASRNMSVRPKGKQTVLEMLLDFISSVTDEHVEKPFRKQYSLFFFCIFLFVMVANNIGLMTKLETLDKMNLWTSPTANIGFDLSLSFMISIICQFEGIRQRGFKAYVKRLVTPGIMAPMNLLEEVTNVLSLALRLYGNIFAGEVVMGLILKILQANVALFPVSLVLNLVWTVFSIFISCIQAYVFTKLTSMYLGKKVNEEEE from the coding sequence TTGGAAGAAATTACTCCAACACTGACATTAGGTCCAGTAACCTTTAATTTGACCCTGCTTGCCATGTGTGTGATTGTCATTGTACTTGTTTTTGCATTTGTTTATTCTGCTAGTCGGAATATGTCGGTAAGACCTAAAGGGAAACAAACTGTTTTGGAAATGCTCTTGGATTTTATTTCAAGTGTCACAGATGAGCATGTTGAAAAGCCTTTTAGAAAACAATATTCCCTTTTCTTTTTCTGTATCTTTTTATTTGTAATGGTTGCTAATAATATTGGCCTTATGACAAAACTTGAAACATTAGATAAGATGAATTTATGGACATCGCCAACTGCTAATATTGGTTTTGACCTTTCATTATCATTTATGATTTCAATCATTTGTCAATTTGAGGGAATTCGTCAACGAGGTTTTAAAGCTTATGTTAAACGCCTCGTTACACCTGGTATTATGGCACCAATGAACTTACTTGAAGAAGTTACAAACGTGTTATCTTTAGCTTTACGTCTTTACGGTAATATTTTTGCTGGTGAAGTGGTCATGGGATTGATTCTTAAAATTTTACAAGCTAATGTAGCTTTGTTCCCAGTGAGCTTAGTATTGAATCTGGTATGGACCGTGTTTTCTATTTTCATATCATGTATTCAAGCTTACGTATTTACTAAACTAACATCAATGTATCTTGGTAAGAAAGTTAATGAAGAAGAGGAATAA
- a CDS encoding F0F1 ATP synthase subunit C: MNPIFALALACFGVSLSEGYLMANLFKSAARQPEIIKELRSLLILGIAFIEGTFFVTLAMAFVLK; the protein is encoded by the coding sequence ATGAATCCAATTTTTGCATTAGCACTTGCCTGCTTTGGTGTATCACTTTCAGAGGGATACTTGATGGCAAATCTATTTAAATCAGCTGCTCGTCAACCTGAAATTATTAAAGAACTTCGTTCATTGCTTATCTTAGGTATTGCCTTTATCGAGGGAACATTCTTCGTTACACTTGCGATGGCATTTGTTTTAAAATAA
- the glgA gene encoding glycogen synthase GlgA: protein MKLLFVAAEGAPFAKTGGLGDVIGALPKSLATAGEEVAVMLPYYDLIDQKFGSQVEDLCSFYIDMSWRHQYVGVKKLIKDQVTYYFIDNRYYFFRGHVYGDWDDGERFAFFQLAAIEAMEKINLIPDVLHSHDYHTAMIPFLLKEKYHWIQSYQSIKTVFTIHNIEFQGQFGPDMLGDLFSVGSQRYEDGTLRWNNCLNWMKAAVLYADSVTTVSPSYALEIQGPEFGKGLDQVMRMESSKLIGCINGIDTELYNPETDPFLKHSFSLNDMTGKALNKIDLQKKLGLTCDATIPMIGIVSRLTDQKGFDLIIQELEHMMALDVQLVVLGTGYQHYEETFKKFSHKYPEKLSAQITFDLALAQEIYASSDLFLMPSAFEPCGLSQLMAMRYGSLPLVHEVGGLKDTVLPFNPYDKSGRGFSFNHFSGYWMMQTLAFALDVYKNHQEDWKILQKNAMSCDFSWDTASQAYLKLYQDL from the coding sequence ATGAAACTTTTATTTGTAGCAGCAGAAGGAGCTCCTTTTGCAAAAACAGGAGGTTTAGGTGATGTTATCGGAGCTTTACCTAAATCTCTTGCAACTGCTGGTGAAGAAGTTGCTGTCATGCTTCCTTATTATGACCTTATCGATCAGAAGTTTGGTTCTCAAGTTGAAGATCTCTGTTCTTTTTATATTGATATGAGCTGGAGGCATCAATATGTTGGCGTTAAAAAACTTATTAAGGATCAGGTCACATATTATTTTATCGACAACCGTTATTACTTTTTTAGAGGACATGTTTATGGTGATTGGGATGATGGTGAGCGATTTGCTTTTTTCCAACTAGCAGCCATTGAAGCAATGGAGAAAATAAACCTAATCCCAGATGTTTTGCATAGTCATGATTATCATACTGCAATGATTCCTTTCTTATTAAAGGAGAAATACCATTGGATTCAATCTTATCAGTCGATTAAAACTGTCTTTACGATTCATAATATTGAATTTCAAGGACAATTCGGACCTGACATGTTGGGTGATTTATTTAGTGTTGGCTCACAAAGATATGAAGATGGAACATTAAGATGGAATAATTGCCTCAATTGGATGAAGGCGGCTGTTTTATATGCTGATAGCGTAACAACCGTTTCGCCAAGTTATGCCTTGGAAATTCAAGGTCCTGAGTTTGGGAAAGGATTAGATCAGGTCATGCGAATGGAAAGTAGCAAATTGATTGGGTGTATTAACGGTATTGACACAGAACTCTACAACCCAGAAACAGATCCTTTTTTAAAACATTCCTTTTCTTTAAATGATATGACAGGAAAAGCACTTAATAAAATAGACCTGCAAAAAAAATTAGGCTTAACTTGTGACGCTACTATTCCAATGATTGGAATAGTATCACGTTTAACGGATCAAAAAGGGTTTGATTTAATTATTCAGGAACTTGAGCATATGATGGCTTTGGATGTTCAACTTGTAGTTCTTGGAACTGGTTATCAGCATTACGAAGAAACTTTTAAAAAGTTTTCACATAAGTATCCAGAAAAATTATCTGCTCAAATAACATTTGACCTAGCATTAGCTCAAGAAATTTATGCCTCAAGTGATCTCTTTTTGATGCCAAGTGCCTTTGAGCCTTGTGGTTTATCCCAGTTGATGGCAATGAGATATGGCAGTCTACCCTTGGTTCATGAAGTGGGTGGCTTAAAAGATACTGTCCTTCCTTTTAATCCTTATGATAAAAGTGGTAGAGGTTTTAGTTTTAATCATTTTTCAGGTTATTGGATGATGCAAACCTTAGCGTTTGCTCTTGATGTTTACAAAAATCATCAAGAAGATTGGAAAATACTTCAAAAGAATGCCATGTCGTGTGACTTTTCTTGGGATACGGCAAGTCAGGCTTATCTAAAACTATATCAGGATTTATGA
- the glgD gene encoding glucose-1-phosphate adenylyltransferase subunit GlgD, whose amino-acid sequence MKSEKYSAILGSAVGFKEMEHLTTHRPLANLPFDGKYRLIDFPLSTLANAGIKSIYGIFRSDNIRSVLDHVRSGREWGLNSLLSQYFLGFYNTKDDQKEADKDYYDQVLTYLKRSGSNQTVYMSCDILCNIDLNEVIDAHQQSQAMLTVVYKNMPTKQVSDDNAILSFDESGLVTASKPVAHEMKESFSAGLYIINTNWLIQKMEKEAEKAEPQKLRYLLRELAVTEAANSFEYNGYLANIYSVKSYYDANMDMLEADKFHSLLYSNQKIYTRVKNEEATYFSKESHVESSQIASGCVVKGQVQHSIISRNCYLETETIIKDSILSPKAVIGEKARIEYAIIDKSVTVSAGITIRGTKDQPIVIPKGTKVVEDVVR is encoded by the coding sequence ATGAAAAGTGAAAAATATTCAGCTATTTTAGGCAGTGCCGTAGGATTCAAAGAGATGGAACATTTGACCACTCACCGCCCTCTTGCAAATTTACCATTTGATGGGAAGTATCGTCTCATTGACTTCCCGCTTTCAACACTAGCTAATGCAGGAATAAAAAGTATTTACGGTATTTTTAGAAGTGACAATATCCGCTCAGTTCTAGATCATGTGAGAAGTGGTCGTGAATGGGGGCTAAATAGTCTTCTAAGTCAATATTTTTTAGGTTTCTATAACACTAAAGATGATCAAAAAGAAGCTGACAAGGACTATTACGATCAAGTTTTAACCTATTTAAAAAGATCAGGTTCCAATCAAACTGTTTATATGAGTTGTGATATCTTATGTAACATTGATCTAAACGAAGTGATAGATGCTCACCAACAAAGTCAAGCAATGCTAACTGTTGTTTATAAAAACATGCCAACAAAACAAGTTTCAGACGATAATGCTATTCTTAGTTTTGATGAATCAGGCTTAGTGACAGCCAGTAAACCCGTTGCTCATGAAATGAAAGAATCTTTTTCAGCAGGTTTGTATATCATCAATACCAATTGGTTAATTCAAAAAATGGAAAAAGAAGCTGAGAAAGCTGAGCCACAAAAACTGCGCTACTTACTAAGAGAATTGGCGGTAACAGAAGCAGCTAATAGCTTTGAATATAATGGTTACCTAGCTAATATATACTCTGTCAAATCCTACTATGATGCCAATATGGATATGTTAGAAGCAGATAAATTCCATTCCCTTCTTTATTCCAATCAAAAAATTTACACCCGTGTTAAAAATGAGGAAGCAACCTATTTCTCTAAAGAATCACATGTTGAAAGCTCACAAATTGCTTCAGGTTGTGTCGTTAAAGGACAGGTTCAACATTCTATTATTTCAAGAAATTGTTATTTAGAGACTGAAACCATCATTAAAGACAGTATTCTTTCTCCAAAAGCAGTTATTGGAGAAAAAGCACGAATTGAGTATGCGATTATTGATAAATCAGTTACTGTTTCAGCAGGAATTACGATAAGGGGAACAAAAGATCAGCCAATTGTTATCCCTAAAGGAACAAAAGTAGTAGAGGATGTTGTGCGATGA
- a CDS encoding glucose-1-phosphate adenylyltransferase, with protein MNTKMLALILAGGQGTRLGKLTQSIAKPAVQFGGRYRIIDFALSNCANSGIDHVGVITQYQPLALNNHIGNGSAWGLEGIDAGATILQPYSASEGNKWFQGTSHAIFQNIDYIESVNPEYVLILSGDHIYKMDYDEMLQTHKKHDASLTVAVLDVPLKDASRFGIMNTDSDDRIIEFEEKPEQPKSTKASMGIYIFTWQRLKEMLVDAEKNGHNIEDFGQHVIPSYLDSGERVYTHQFSGYWKDVGTIESLWEANMEYIAENNPLDSRDRSWKIYSKNHIAPPNYIAQGAEVSDSLVVDGCYVSGQVEHSILSTNVQVQKGAVVKESFIMSGAIIGEGAHITKAIIGENAVIGSHTIIDGRDSIQVVGHGEVLGGSNEK; from the coding sequence ATGAATACTAAAATGTTAGCCTTAATATTGGCCGGTGGCCAAGGAACCCGATTAGGAAAACTCACACAAAGCATTGCAAAACCAGCAGTTCAATTTGGAGGGCGTTACAGAATTATTGATTTTGCTTTATCAAATTGTGCCAATTCTGGAATTGACCATGTTGGTGTTATCACGCAATACCAACCTCTTGCCTTAAACAACCATATTGGGAATGGTTCTGCTTGGGGCTTAGAAGGAATTGATGCTGGAGCTACAATTTTACAGCCCTATTCTGCAAGTGAAGGTAACAAGTGGTTTCAAGGAACAAGTCATGCCATTTTTCAAAATATTGATTATATTGAAAGTGTCAATCCCGAGTATGTTCTCATTTTATCAGGAGATCATATCTACAAGATGGATTACGATGAGATGTTGCAAACCCATAAAAAACATGATGCTAGTTTAACAGTTGCTGTCTTGGATGTTCCTCTAAAAGATGCTAGTCGTTTTGGTATTATGAACACCGATTCTGATGATCGTATCATTGAGTTTGAAGAAAAGCCAGAACAGCCTAAATCAACCAAGGCATCGATGGGGATTTATATCTTTACCTGGCAACGGTTAAAGGAAATGTTAGTGGATGCTGAAAAAAATGGCCACAATATTGAAGATTTCGGTCAACATGTTATTCCATCCTATCTTGATTCGGGTGAAAGGGTCTACACCCATCAATTTAGCGGTTACTGGAAAGATGTAGGAACCATTGAATCACTGTGGGAAGCCAATATGGAATACATAGCTGAAAATAATCCATTGGATAGCCGTGACCGATCTTGGAAGATTTATTCAAAAAATCATATTGCCCCACCAAATTATATTGCACAAGGAGCAGAAGTCTCTGATAGTTTAGTTGTTGATGGTTGCTATGTATCTGGTCAAGTGGAGCATTCAATTTTATCAACTAATGTTCAAGTACAAAAAGGGGCGGTAGTTAAAGAGTCATTTATCATGAGTGGTGCAATTATTGGTGAAGGGGCACATATTACCAAAGCTATTATTGGAGAAAATGCTGTTATTGGAAGTCACACCATTATTGATGGAAGAGACAGTATCCAAGTTGTGGGACATGGTGAGGTTTTAGGAGGTTCAAATGAAAAGTGA
- the glgB gene encoding 1,4-alpha-glucan branching protein GlgB produces MLKDEELKAFENGDNAYIQDYFGVHRINKNNSFCYVFRVWAPNAESVSLIGDFTDWFQMPLEMTKIAGGVWEIETDLAREGHIYKYLVTRQGGQVVEKIDPVAHVFEKRPATGAVIKTDLDKKWHDALWMGRRKRLGFKNRPVNIYEVHANSWKKDSNGRPFQFKELKETLIPYLIKMNYTHVEFMPLMAHPLDMSWGYQVMGYFAFEATFGSQEDFQEFVDACHLHNIGVIVDWVPGHFIQNDDALAYFDGTPTYEYEDYHRAHNYGWGAMNFDLGKGQVQSFLISSSLYWIETFHIDGIRVDAVSNMLYLDYDQGPWTPNQKGGNHNLEGIAFLQKLTKSLKEKKPDVMLIAEEATSDIAITKSISEGGLGFDYKWNMGWMNDVLRFYEEDPYYRKYHYDLITFSFIYCFNENYLLPFSHDEVVHGKKSLMHKMWGDRYNQFAGLRNLYTYQMCHPGKKLIFMGSEFGQFLEWKYNDQLVWDNLNDSMNAKMHAFTSHLNQFYKNFNMLWQNDYSYDGLEIIDADNKDETVLSFCRKNDKGDLLLCVFNMTPVERKNFTIGVPVAGLYEEVLNTEMEAFGGVWKDHNPNTQTQHQEWRNYKNTLAFTLPALGASVWRMKRRKK; encoded by the coding sequence ATGTTAAAAGACGAAGAGTTAAAAGCTTTTGAAAATGGTGATAATGCTTATATTCAAGATTATTTTGGTGTTCATCGCATTAATAAGAACAATAGTTTTTGCTATGTCTTTAGGGTTTGGGCTCCAAATGCTGAGTCGGTTTCACTGATTGGTGATTTTACAGACTGGTTTCAAATGCCTTTGGAAATGACAAAAATTGCTGGTGGTGTTTGGGAAATAGAGACAGATTTGGCAAGGGAAGGTCATATCTACAAGTACCTTGTTACAAGGCAGGGTGGGCAGGTGGTTGAGAAAATTGATCCCGTTGCACATGTTTTTGAAAAGCGACCAGCAACTGGCGCAGTTATCAAAACTGATTTGGACAAAAAATGGCATGATGCTCTTTGGATGGGGCGTCGAAAACGACTAGGTTTTAAAAATCGTCCTGTAAACATTTATGAAGTCCATGCCAATTCCTGGAAAAAAGATAGCAATGGCCGCCCTTTCCAATTTAAAGAACTAAAAGAAACTTTGATTCCTTATTTGATTAAAATGAACTACACGCATGTTGAGTTTATGCCCTTGATGGCTCATCCTTTGGATATGAGCTGGGGCTACCAAGTCATGGGATACTTTGCCTTTGAAGCAACATTTGGTAGTCAAGAAGATTTTCAGGAGTTTGTTGATGCTTGTCATTTACATAATATTGGTGTTATTGTTGACTGGGTACCAGGACATTTTATTCAAAATGATGATGCCCTTGCCTATTTTGACGGGACTCCAACTTATGAGTACGAAGACTATCATAGGGCTCATAATTACGGATGGGGAGCGATGAACTTTGATTTAGGAAAAGGTCAAGTTCAATCTTTTCTTATTTCAAGTTCACTTTATTGGATTGAAACCTTTCATATTGATGGCATTAGAGTAGATGCTGTTAGTAACATGCTCTATTTAGACTATGATCAAGGGCCGTGGACGCCTAATCAAAAGGGTGGTAATCATAATTTGGAAGGCATAGCCTTTCTTCAAAAACTAACCAAAAGCCTCAAAGAAAAGAAACCCGATGTGATGCTCATTGCCGAAGAGGCGACTTCAGATATTGCAATTACAAAAAGCATTAGTGAGGGTGGGCTTGGATTTGATTACAAGTGGAACATGGGCTGGATGAATGATGTGCTTAGATTCTATGAAGAAGACCCTTATTATCGTAAATACCATTATGATCTGATCACCTTTAGTTTTATCTACTGTTTTAATGAAAATTACCTCTTACCATTTTCGCATGATGAAGTTGTCCATGGTAAAAAAAGCTTGATGCATAAAATGTGGGGAGACCGTTACAATCAGTTTGCTGGTCTAAGAAATTTGTATACCTATCAAATGTGTCATCCAGGAAAAAAACTGATTTTTATGGGGTCAGAATTTGGTCAATTTTTGGAATGGAAATACAATGACCAATTGGTTTGGGATAATTTGAACGACAGCATGAATGCTAAAATGCATGCGTTCACATCACACTTAAATCAATTTTACAAAAACTTTAATATGCTTTGGCAAAATGATTATAGTTATGATGGCCTTGAAATTATAGATGCTGATAATAAGGATGAAACAGTGTTATCATTTTGCCGCAAAAATGATAAAGGAGATTTGCTCCTTTGCGTTTTCAATATGACGCCTGTCGAACGAAAAAACTTTACTATTGGTGTTCCAGTAGCAGGATTATATGAAGAGGTTTTAAATACTGAAATGGAAGCGTTTGGAGGGGTATGGAAAGACCATAACCCAAACACACAAACACAGCATCAAGAATGGAGGAATTATAAGAATACCTTAGCTTTCACTCTGCCTGCTTTAGGAGCAAGTGTTTGGAGAATGAAACGCCGCAAAAAATAA